The following are encoded together in the Streptomyces sp. NBC_01465 genome:
- a CDS encoding ATP-binding protein, whose protein sequence is MRRRLINSTLAVVLVVIAVFGVSLVIVETRTISSSAQESVDSEAQRLASIVDSRLVGHEKVSTEILQGQIDVSTRYAVIEIPGRDTIRIGTKPEGGVIRGTADGESGEKVSVEESRSSVTREVGKTLLIIGAVALLAIVAATLLAVRQANKLAAPLTDLAETAERLGSGDPRPRHKRYAVPELDRVADVLDSSAERIARMLTAERRLAADASHQLRTPLTALSMRLEEITLTEDLDTVKEEATIALTQVERLTDVVERLLTNSRDPRTGSAVTFDLDEVVKQQLEEWRPAYRSSGRAIVRSGKTNLRAVGTPGAVAQVMAALIENSLMHGGGTVAVRTRVTGNQAVIEVTDEGPGVPPDLGARIFERTISGRNSTGIGLAVARDLAEADGGRLEMLQQQPPVFALFLSRDGKVVRPLNDSEPEPTIR, encoded by the coding sequence ATGCGCCGCCGACTGATCAATTCCACGCTCGCCGTTGTCCTCGTCGTCATCGCGGTCTTCGGCGTATCGCTCGTCATCGTCGAGACGCGCACCATCAGCAGCAGCGCCCAGGAGAGCGTGGACTCCGAGGCGCAGCGCCTCGCCTCCATCGTGGACAGCCGTCTGGTCGGCCACGAGAAGGTCTCCACGGAGATACTGCAGGGCCAGATCGACGTCTCCACCCGGTACGCGGTCATCGAGATCCCCGGCCGCGACACCATCCGCATCGGCACCAAGCCCGAGGGCGGTGTCATCCGGGGCACCGCCGACGGGGAGAGCGGCGAGAAGGTCTCGGTCGAGGAGTCCCGCTCCTCGGTCACCCGCGAGGTCGGCAAGACCCTGCTGATCATCGGCGCGGTCGCGCTGCTCGCCATCGTGGCCGCGACGCTCCTCGCCGTACGGCAGGCCAACAAGCTCGCCGCCCCGCTGACCGACCTCGCCGAGACCGCCGAGCGCCTCGGCTCGGGCGACCCGCGTCCCCGCCACAAGCGGTACGCGGTCCCCGAGCTGGACCGCGTCGCCGACGTCCTCGACTCCTCCGCCGAGCGCATCGCCCGCATGCTGACCGCCGAGCGCCGGCTCGCGGCCGATGCCTCGCACCAGCTCCGTACGCCGCTCACGGCCCTCTCCATGCGCCTGGAGGAGATCACCCTCACCGAGGACCTCGACACGGTGAAGGAGGAGGCGACGATCGCGCTCACGCAGGTCGAGCGGCTCACCGACGTCGTGGAGCGCCTGCTCACCAACTCCCGCGACCCGCGTACGGGCTCGGCCGTCACCTTCGACCTCGACGAGGTCGTCAAGCAGCAGCTGGAGGAGTGGCGGCCTGCCTACCGGAGCTCGGGGCGGGCGATCGTACGGTCGGGGAAGACAAATCTGCGGGCGGTCGGAACGCCGGGCGCGGTCGCCCAGGTGATGGCCGCGCTGATCGAGAACTCGCTGATGCACGGCGGGGGAACGGTCGCGGTCCGCACCCGCGTCACCGGCAACCAGGCCGTGATCGAGGTCACGGACGAGGGCCCCGGTGTCCCGCCCGACCTCGGCGCCCGGATCTTCGAGCGGACCATCAGCGGCCGGAACTCCACCGGCATCGGTCTCGCCGTGGCCCGCGACCTGGCGGAGGCGGACGGCGGGAGGCTGGAGATGCTGCAGCAGCAGCCGCCGGTCTTCGCGCTCTTCCTGAGCCGGGACGGCAAGGTCGTACGCCCTCTGAACGACTCCGAGCCGGAGCCGACGATCAGGTAG
- a CDS encoding GtrA family protein — translation MSERGALRTRLDLLAREIAKFGAVGAIGFVVNLIVFNICVHAFDLAVVRSGVIATIVAIATNYIGNRYWTYRHTDKNKRSRELMLFLLFSGIGLVIENGILALSHYGFGFTSTLADNMAKNVVGLGIGTVFRFWSYRTWVFKALPARDAVQTAESFLESPEAQAHQAQVNSSTT, via the coding sequence ATGAGCGAACGCGGCGCCCTGCGGACGCGGCTGGACCTGCTCGCCCGCGAGATCGCCAAGTTCGGGGCGGTCGGCGCGATCGGGTTTGTGGTCAACCTGATCGTTTTCAATATCTGCGTGCACGCTTTTGACCTGGCGGTTGTCCGTTCCGGGGTCATCGCCACGATCGTCGCCATCGCCACGAACTACATCGGCAACCGCTACTGGACGTACCGGCACACCGACAAGAACAAGCGCAGCCGCGAGCTGATGCTCTTCCTGCTCTTCAGCGGCATCGGCCTGGTCATCGAGAACGGCATCCTCGCCCTTTCGCACTACGGCTTCGGCTTTACCTCGACGCTCGCCGACAACATGGCGAAGAACGTCGTCGGGCTCGGCATCGGCACGGTGTTCCGCTTCTGGTCGTACCGCACCTGGGTCTTCAAGGCGCTGCCCGCCCGGGACGCCGTACAGACTGCTGAATCCTTTCTGGAGAGCCCTGAGGCCCAGGCCCACCAGGCTCAGGTGAACAGCTCCACTACCTGA
- a CDS encoding 5-(carboxyamino)imidazole ribonucleotide synthase, with the protein MTFPVVGMVGGGQLARMTHEAGIPLGIRFKLLSDTPQDSAAQVVSEVVIGDYRDLDTLRAFARGCDVITFDHEHVPTEHLRALEADGVVVRPGPDALVHAHDKGVMRAKLSEIGAPCPRHRIVRDPADVAAFAEEVGGFPVILKTVTGGYDGKGVWFVRTAADAQDPFRAGVPVLAEEKVDFVRELAANVVRSPHGQAVAYPVVESQQVDGVCDTVIAPAPDLDETLSGEAQQLALRIADELGVVGHLAVELFETRDGRILVNELAMRPHNSGHWTMDGAITSQFANHVRAVLDLPLGDPRPRSTWTVMANVLGGDFPDMYQAYLHCMARDPQLKIHMYGKDVKPGRKVGHVNTYGDDLDDVLERARHAAGYLRGTITE; encoded by the coding sequence GTGACGTTCCCGGTAGTCGGCATGGTCGGTGGCGGTCAGCTCGCCCGAATGACCCACGAGGCGGGCATCCCCCTCGGCATCAGATTCAAGCTCCTCAGTGACACCCCCCAGGACTCGGCGGCCCAGGTGGTGAGCGAAGTCGTCATCGGCGACTATCGCGACCTGGACACGCTGCGCGCCTTCGCGCGCGGCTGCGACGTGATCACTTTTGATCACGAGCACGTACCCACCGAGCACCTGCGGGCCCTGGAAGCGGACGGCGTCGTCGTCCGCCCGGGGCCCGACGCGCTGGTGCACGCCCACGACAAGGGGGTGATGCGCGCGAAGCTCAGCGAGATCGGCGCGCCCTGCCCCCGCCACCGGATCGTGCGCGATCCGGCGGACGTGGCGGCCTTCGCGGAGGAGGTGGGCGGCTTCCCGGTGATCCTCAAGACGGTCACGGGCGGCTACGACGGCAAGGGCGTGTGGTTCGTCCGCACGGCCGCCGACGCACAGGACCCCTTCCGGGCGGGCGTGCCCGTCCTCGCGGAGGAGAAGGTGGACTTCGTACGGGAGCTGGCGGCCAATGTCGTCCGCTCGCCGCACGGCCAGGCGGTCGCGTACCCCGTCGTGGAGTCCCAGCAGGTCGACGGTGTCTGCGACACGGTCATCGCCCCCGCGCCCGATCTCGACGAGACCCTCTCCGGCGAAGCCCAGCAGCTGGCGCTGCGCATCGCGGACGAGCTCGGTGTCGTCGGCCACCTCGCGGTCGAGCTCTTCGAGACCCGCGACGGGCGCATCCTCGTCAACGAGCTGGCGATGCGCCCGCACAACTCCGGCCACTGGACGATGGACGGCGCGATCACCTCGCAGTTCGCCAACCACGTCCGCGCCGTCCTCGACCTCCCGCTGGGCGATCCGCGCCCGAGGTCGACCTGGACGGTCATGGCCAATGTCCTGGGCGGCGACTTCCCGGACATGTACCAGGCGTATCTGCACTGCATGGCCCGCGATCCACAGCTCAAGATCCACATGTACGGCAAGGACGTGAAGCCGGGCCGCAAGGTCGGGCACGTCAACACCTACGGCGACGACCTGGACGACGTGCTGGAGCGCGCCCGTCACGCAGCCGGCTACCTGCGAGGAACGATCACAGAATGA
- the purE gene encoding 5-(carboxyamino)imidazole ribonucleotide mutase — translation MSNPLIGIVMGSDSDWPVMEAAAQALAEFEIPYEVDVVSAHRMPREMIAYGEEAAGRGLKAIIAGAGGAAHLPGMLASVTPLPVIGVPVPLKYLDGMDSLLSIVQMPAGVPVATVSVGGARNAGLLAARILATQDPELMVKMREFQQELNDQATEKGKRLRTKVEGAGSFGFGK, via the coding sequence ATGAGCAACCCCCTCATCGGCATCGTCATGGGCTCGGACTCCGACTGGCCCGTGATGGAGGCCGCGGCCCAGGCCCTCGCAGAGTTCGAGATCCCGTACGAGGTCGACGTCGTCTCGGCGCACCGCATGCCGCGCGAGATGATCGCGTACGGCGAGGAGGCCGCCGGGCGCGGCCTCAAGGCGATCATCGCGGGCGCCGGGGGAGCGGCCCACCTCCCGGGCATGCTGGCCTCCGTCACCCCGCTGCCGGTGATCGGCGTCCCCGTCCCGCTGAAGTACCTCGACGGCATGGACTCCCTGCTCTCCATCGTGCAGATGCCGGCGGGCGTCCCGGTCGCCACGGTCTCGGTCGGCGGCGCACGCAACGCGGGTCTGCTCGCGGCGCGGATCCTCGCCACGCAGGACCCCGAACTCATGGTGAAGATGCGGGAGTTCCAGCAGGAGCTGAACGACCAGGCGACGGAGAAGGGCAAGCGGCTGCGTACGAAGGTCGAAGGCGCGGGCTCCTTCGGATTCGGAAAGTAG
- a CDS encoding dipeptidase, whose amino-acid sequence MTTLPPHLTEALDLLSEYPVVDGHNDLPWALRKLVRYDLDKLDIARDQQGSLHTDIHRLRKGGVGAQFWSVYVQTDLTGDEAVSATLEQIDCVDQLLTRYPSDLVRAWTADDMETARAGGRIASLMGAEGGHSINNSLATLRAFHALGVRYMTLTHNDNTPWADSATDEPKAGGLTAFGHEVVREMNRSGMLVDLSHVAATTMRDAIATSVAPVIFSHSSSRAICDHPRNIPDDVLALLPANGGTAMATFVPKFVLPEAVAWTNRADDNMRAHGLHHLDTTPEAMKIHAEFEAANPRPMATVSTIADHLDHMREVAGVDHIGIGGDYDGTAFTPAGLEDVAGYPNLIAELIGRGWSKPDLAKLTWQNAVRTLRAAEDVSRDLQSQRGPSNATLDQLDG is encoded by the coding sequence ATGACGACCCTGCCCCCGCACCTCACCGAAGCCCTCGACCTCCTCTCCGAGTACCCGGTCGTCGACGGCCACAACGACCTCCCCTGGGCGCTGCGCAAGCTGGTCCGCTACGACCTCGACAAGCTCGACATCGCCCGCGACCAGCAGGGCTCCCTGCACACCGACATCCACCGGCTGCGCAAGGGCGGGGTCGGGGCGCAGTTCTGGTCGGTGTACGTACAGACCGACCTGACCGGCGACGAGGCGGTCAGCGCGACGCTCGAACAGATCGACTGCGTCGACCAGTTGCTCACCCGCTACCCGAGCGACCTGGTCCGTGCATGGACCGCCGACGACATGGAGACGGCACGGGCGGGGGGCCGTATCGCGTCCCTCATGGGCGCCGAGGGCGGCCACTCGATCAACAACTCCCTCGCCACGCTCCGCGCCTTCCACGCGCTGGGCGTCCGCTACATGACGCTCACGCACAACGACAACACCCCGTGGGCGGACTCGGCGACGGACGAGCCGAAGGCCGGCGGGCTGACGGCCTTCGGCCACGAGGTCGTACGGGAGATGAACCGCAGCGGCATGCTGGTGGACCTCTCGCACGTGGCGGCGACGACGATGCGCGACGCGATCGCCACCTCCGTGGCGCCGGTGATCTTCTCGCACTCCTCGTCGCGGGCGATCTGCGACCACCCGCGCAACATCCCGGACGACGTCCTGGCGCTGCTGCCCGCCAACGGCGGTACGGCGATGGCGACTTTCGTCCCGAAGTTCGTGCTCCCCGAGGCGGTGGCCTGGACGAACCGTGCGGACGACAACATGCGCGCGCACGGTCTGCACCACCTCGACACGACCCCCGAGGCGATGAAGATCCACGCCGAGTTCGAGGCGGCGAACCCCCGCCCGATGGCGACGGTCTCCACGATCGCCGACCACCTCGACCACATGCGCGAGGTCGCGGGCGTCGACCACATCGGCATCGGCGGCGACTACGACGGAACGGCCTTCACCCCGGCCGGACTCGAGGACGTCGCGGGCTACCCGAACCTGATCGCGGAGCTCATCGGCCGCGGCTGGTCCAAGCCCGACCTGGCGAAGCTCACCTGGCAGAACGCGGTCCGCACCCTGCGCGCGGCCGAGGACGTGTCCCGCGACCTGCAGTCGCAGCGCGGCCCCTCGAACGCGACGCTGGACCAACTGGACGGCTGA
- a CDS encoding VOC family protein has protein sequence MAVARLGTIALDCPDPRALAAFYMAVLGGTVKDGDGDDDEWVETAGYEGTPLAFQRVEGHVPPEWPSSEKSQQFHLDLTVEDQDAAETEVLALGATLLDKGEAGRTWRVYADPAGHPFCLCAC, from the coding sequence ATGGCTGTCGCCAGGCTCGGCACGATCGCACTGGACTGTCCCGACCCGCGCGCGCTCGCCGCGTTCTACATGGCGGTGCTCGGCGGCACGGTCAAGGACGGGGACGGGGACGACGACGAGTGGGTCGAGACCGCGGGGTACGAGGGGACGCCGCTCGCGTTCCAGCGGGTGGAGGGGCACGTACCGCCGGAGTGGCCCTCGTCCGAGAAGTCCCAGCAGTTCCACCTGGACCTGACCGTCGAGGACCAGGACGCAGCGGAGACCGAGGTGCTCGCGCTCGGCGCGACGCTGCTCGACAAGGGCGAGGCGGGGCGCACGTGGCGGGTGTACGCGGACCCGGCTGGGCATCCGTTCTGCCTGTGCGCCTGCTGA
- a CDS encoding CGNR zinc finger domain-containing protein: MNDRAPAPGGLALIETLVNTLSLDTGEDRLAAEFSLTGPALAEATELREALRAVCRAHAGHGAPDTGAALTRLLSKAPLLLTIDAEGTATLTPADPAALPSRIAAAIATAAADGTWPRLKACEAEDCHWAYYDRSPAGRSRWCTMSVCGSRAKMRAYRARKGVSSPTGTSSPSGD, translated from the coding sequence ATGAATGACAGAGCTCCCGCACCCGGCGGCCTCGCCCTGATCGAGACGCTGGTGAACACGCTCAGCCTCGACACCGGCGAAGACCGCCTCGCCGCGGAGTTCTCCCTGACCGGCCCCGCCCTCGCAGAGGCGACGGAGCTGCGCGAAGCGCTACGGGCGGTCTGCCGCGCCCACGCCGGCCACGGCGCCCCGGACACCGGAGCCGCCCTGACACGCCTGCTGTCGAAGGCCCCGCTGCTCCTGACGATCGACGCGGAGGGCACGGCAACGCTGACCCCCGCCGACCCGGCCGCACTCCCGTCCCGTATCGCGGCGGCGATAGCGACGGCGGCGGCGGACGGCACCTGGCCGCGCCTCAAGGCATGCGAGGCGGAGGACTGCCACTGGGCGTACTACGACCGCAGCCCGGCGGGCCGCAGCCGCTGGTGCACGATGTCGGTCTGCGGCAGCCGAGCCAAGATGCGCGCCTACCGGGCGCGGAAGGGCGTTTCAAGCCCGACGGGCACATCAAGCCCGTCCGGCGATTGA
- a CDS encoding UDP-glucose dehydrogenase family protein — MALKITVIGTGYLGATHAAAMAELGFEVLGLDVVPEKIEMLSQGRVPMYEPGLEEILQRHVAGIEGSSGRLRFTTSWEEVGEFGDVHFVCVNTPQKHGEYACDMSFVDSAFASLVPHLRAGALVVGKSTVPVGSAARLAKTLGEGVELAWNPEFLREGFAVKDTLHPDRIVVGVESERAEKLLREVYAGPVGEGSPFVVTDFPTAELVKTSANSFLATKISFINAMAEVCEAADGDVVKLAEAIGHDERIGKKFLRAGIGFGGGCLPKDIRAFMARAGELGADQALTFLREVDSINMRRRGHMVELAREAVGGDSFLGKRVAVLGATFKPDSDDVRDSPALNVAGQIHLQGGQVTVYDPKGMENARRLFPTLAYAESALEAVRGADVVLHLTEWQEFRELDAVALGEVAGERIILDGRNALDAVAWRDAGWTFRAMGRPRA, encoded by the coding sequence ATGGCCCTCAAGATCACCGTGATCGGCACCGGATACCTCGGCGCCACGCACGCCGCGGCCATGGCCGAGCTGGGATTCGAGGTGCTCGGGCTCGATGTCGTACCCGAGAAGATCGAGATGCTGTCGCAGGGGCGCGTGCCCATGTACGAGCCCGGCCTCGAGGAGATCCTGCAGCGGCACGTCGCCGGGATCGAGGGGTCGAGCGGTCGGCTGCGGTTCACGACCTCGTGGGAAGAGGTCGGGGAGTTCGGGGACGTTCATTTTGTCTGCGTGAACACGCCGCAGAAGCACGGCGAGTACGCGTGCGACATGAGTTTTGTGGATTCTGCTTTTGCTTCGCTCGTGCCGCATCTGCGGGCGGGCGCGCTGGTCGTCGGCAAGTCCACCGTGCCCGTCGGGTCCGCGGCGCGGCTGGCGAAGACGCTCGGCGAGGGGGTCGAGCTCGCCTGGAACCCGGAGTTCCTGCGGGAAGGGTTCGCCGTCAAGGACACCCTGCACCCCGACCGGATCGTGGTCGGGGTGGAGAGCGAGCGGGCCGAGAAGCTGCTGCGCGAGGTGTACGCGGGGCCGGTGGGGGAAGGGTCGCCGTTCGTGGTGACGGACTTCCCCACCGCTGAGCTCGTGAAGACCTCTGCCAATTCGTTCCTGGCGACGAAGATCTCGTTCATCAACGCCATGGCCGAGGTGTGCGAGGCGGCTGACGGTGACGTCGTGAAGCTGGCCGAGGCCATCGGGCACGACGAGCGCATCGGGAAGAAGTTCCTGCGGGCCGGTATCGGCTTCGGGGGCGGGTGCCTGCCGAAGGACATCCGGGCCTTCATGGCGCGGGCCGGCGAGCTGGGTGCCGATCAGGCGCTGACCTTCCTGCGGGAGGTCGACTCGATCAACATGCGGCGGCGCGGGCACATGGTGGAGCTGGCGCGGGAGGCCGTGGGCGGCGACTCCTTCCTGGGGAAGCGGGTCGCGGTGCTGGGCGCCACGTTCAAGCCGGACTCGGACGACGTACGGGACTCGCCCGCGCTGAACGTGGCGGGGCAGATCCATCTCCAGGGCGGTCAGGTGACCGTGTACGACCCGAAGGGGATGGAGAACGCCCGCCGCCTCTTCCCGACGCTGGCGTACGCGGAGAGCGCGCTCGAGGCGGTGCGCGGGGCGGACGTGGTGCTGCACCTGACGGAGTGGCAGGAGTTCCGGGAGCTGGACGCGGTGGCGCTGGGTGAGGTCGCCGGGGAGCGGATCATTCTGGACGGCCGCAATGCGCTGGACGCTGTGGCGTGGCGGGATGCGGGCTGGACGTTTCGGGCCATGGGGCGGCCGCGGGCGTAG
- a CDS encoding acyl-CoA dehydrogenase: MAGSPEFDLYRPAEEHDMLRDAIRSLAEAKIAPFAAAVDEEARFPQEALDALTANDLHAVHVPEEYGGAGADALATVIVIEEVARVCASSSLIPAVNKLGSLPVILSGSEELKKKYMGPLAKGEGMFSYCLSEPDAGSDAAGMKTRAVRDGDFWVLNGVKRWITNAGESEYYTVMAVTDPTKRSKGISAFVVEKSDEGVSFGAPEKKLGIKGSPTREVYLDNVRIPADRMIGEEGTGFATAMKTLDHTRITIAAQALGIAQGAFDYAKGYVQERKQFGKPIADFQGVQFMLADMAMKIEAARQLTYSAAAKSERGDSDLTFAGAAAKCFASDVAMEVTIDAIQLLGGYGYTRDYPVERMMRDAKITQIYEGTNQVQRIVMARNLP; the protein is encoded by the coding sequence TTGGCAGGTTCGCCCGAATTCGACCTGTACCGCCCGGCCGAGGAGCACGACATGCTCCGCGACGCGATCCGCTCCCTCGCGGAGGCCAAGATCGCTCCCTTCGCGGCCGCGGTCGACGAGGAGGCCCGCTTCCCGCAGGAGGCGCTCGACGCCCTCACCGCCAACGACCTGCACGCGGTCCACGTCCCCGAGGAGTACGGCGGCGCGGGCGCCGACGCGCTCGCCACGGTCATCGTGATCGAGGAGGTGGCCCGCGTCTGCGCCTCCTCCTCCCTCATCCCCGCCGTCAACAAGCTCGGCTCGCTCCCCGTGATCCTCTCCGGCTCCGAGGAGCTGAAGAAGAAGTACATGGGCCCCCTGGCCAAGGGCGAGGGCATGTTCTCGTACTGCCTCTCCGAGCCCGACGCGGGCTCCGACGCGGCCGGCATGAAGACCCGCGCGGTCCGCGACGGCGACTTCTGGGTGCTCAACGGCGTGAAGCGCTGGATCACCAACGCCGGCGAGTCCGAGTACTACACGGTCATGGCGGTCACCGACCCCACCAAGCGCTCGAAGGGCATCTCCGCCTTCGTCGTCGAGAAGTCCGACGAGGGCGTCTCCTTCGGCGCCCCCGAGAAGAAGCTCGGCATCAAGGGCTCCCCGACCCGCGAGGTCTATCTCGACAACGTCCGCATCCCCGCCGACCGCATGATCGGCGAGGAGGGCACCGGCTTCGCCACGGCGATGAAGACCCTGGACCACACCCGCATCACCATCGCGGCCCAGGCGCTCGGCATCGCCCAGGGAGCCTTCGACTACGCCAAGGGCTACGTCCAGGAGCGCAAGCAGTTCGGCAAGCCGATCGCCGACTTCCAGGGCGTCCAGTTCATGCTCGCCGACATGGCGATGAAGATCGAGGCCGCCCGCCAGCTGACGTACTCCGCAGCGGCGAAGTCCGAGCGCGGCGACAGCGACCTGACGTTCGCGGGCGCGGCAGCCAAGTGCTTCGCCTCGGACGTGGCCATGGAGGTCACGATCGACGCGATCCAGCTGCTCGGCGGCTACGGCTACACGCGTGACTACCCGGTGGAGCGCATGATGCGCGACGCCAAAATCACGCAGATCTACGAAGGCACGAACCAGGTCCAGCGCATCGTCATGGCGCGCAACCTGCCGTAA
- a CDS encoding phosphocholine-specific phospholipase C, which produces MAPLDRRRLLQLGGVSAVAAAGLDALPGAIGQAMALPAISRHRSIKDVEHVVILMQENRSFDHYFGTLRGVRGFGDPRPALLPNGKPVWHQPAATTKVPGRFNARGLPDSESEVLPWYIDPRATTEYTDGTDHGWASGHQAWREGRWDSWVTQKQDVLTMGHLKRQDLAYHFALAESFTLCDSYFCSVHADTAPNRLYLWSGTMDPRNALGRKPNGPGTDERNDTNGYTWTTYAERLEAAGVSWKLYQGGTGDPGSPTDNFTDNSLMFFENFQPAMGASGPLVDKGASNHTLREFAADVKAGTLPQVTWIVPPYKYSEHPSASPTDGAFYINRVIESLTANPEVWGRTVLIVNYDENDGLFDHVVPPVPPISSAPGSAGMVSDDLLASLPDEMLDMTSRPGWKSPAGTTGPGGPQPVGLGPRVPAMVISPWSRGGWVCSETFDHSSVVRFLEARFGVREPNISAWRRSVCGDLTSALDFRSTDPAPPVFQVPAPVVSAHKPYQVPLPQTMPAQEPGVRRARPLPYDVTVNEHPGRKGRFELALANRGRAGAAFAVHDRTQPDAAPRRYTVSAHDTLTDHWELPAGGAYHLAAYGPNGGLFEFEGDGVGGLRATAAHHRSGGSVSVRVTNHDRRATHTVRLTDAYGSTGAKQHRLRPGASFTVEVPVHRRDGWYDITVTAEDAGAFRRRWAGHLENGRPSTTDPGPRG; this is translated from the coding sequence ATGGCTCCTCTCGATCGCCGCCGCCTCCTCCAGCTCGGTGGGGTCTCCGCCGTCGCCGCAGCCGGGCTCGACGCCCTGCCCGGCGCGATAGGCCAGGCCATGGCCCTCCCCGCGATCTCCCGCCACCGCTCGATCAAGGACGTCGAGCACGTCGTGATCCTGATGCAGGAGAACCGCTCCTTCGACCACTACTTCGGCACCCTCCGCGGGGTACGCGGTTTCGGCGACCCCCGCCCCGCCCTGCTGCCGAACGGCAAGCCGGTCTGGCACCAGCCCGCCGCGACCACCAAGGTCCCCGGCCGCTTCAACGCCCGCGGCCTGCCGGACAGCGAGAGCGAGGTGCTGCCCTGGTACATCGACCCGCGGGCGACGACCGAGTACACCGACGGCACCGATCACGGGTGGGCCAGCGGCCACCAGGCCTGGCGGGAGGGGCGCTGGGACTCCTGGGTGACGCAGAAGCAGGACGTCCTGACCATGGGCCACCTCAAGCGGCAGGACCTGGCGTACCACTTCGCGCTCGCCGAGTCCTTCACCCTCTGCGACTCCTACTTCTGCTCCGTGCACGCCGACACCGCGCCCAACCGGCTCTACCTCTGGTCGGGCACCATGGACCCGCGCAACGCCCTGGGCCGCAAGCCCAACGGGCCCGGCACCGACGAGCGCAACGACACCAACGGCTACACCTGGACCACCTACGCTGAGCGTCTGGAGGCGGCCGGGGTCAGCTGGAAGCTGTACCAGGGCGGCACCGGCGACCCCGGCAGTCCGACGGACAACTTCACCGACAACTCCCTGATGTTCTTCGAGAACTTCCAGCCGGCGATGGGCGCGAGCGGACCGCTGGTCGACAAGGGCGCGAGCAACCACACGCTGCGGGAGTTCGCCGCCGACGTGAAGGCCGGGACGCTGCCGCAGGTCACCTGGATCGTGCCGCCGTACAAGTACTCCGAGCACCCCTCCGCGTCGCCGACGGACGGCGCCTTCTACATCAACCGGGTCATCGAGTCGCTGACCGCCAACCCCGAGGTGTGGGGCCGTACCGTCCTGATCGTCAACTACGACGAGAACGACGGCCTGTTCGACCACGTCGTGCCCCCGGTGCCGCCGATCAGCAGCGCCCCCGGCAGCGCGGGCATGGTCTCCGACGACCTGCTCGCCTCGCTCCCCGACGAGATGCTCGACATGACCTCGCGCCCCGGCTGGAAGAGCCCCGCGGGCACGACTGGGCCGGGCGGACCGCAGCCCGTCGGTCTCGGACCGCGCGTCCCGGCGATGGTCATCTCGCCCTGGTCCAGGGGTGGTTGGGTCTGCTCGGAGACCTTCGACCACAGCTCGGTGGTGCGCTTCCTGGAGGCGAGATTCGGCGTACGGGAACCCAACATCTCCGCCTGGCGCCGCTCGGTCTGCGGCGACCTCACCTCGGCGCTCGACTTCAGGTCCACCGACCCGGCGCCACCCGTCTTCCAGGTGCCCGCCCCGGTCGTCTCCGCGCACAAGCCGTACCAGGTGCCGCTGCCGCAGACCATGCCCGCCCAGGAGCCGGGAGTGCGGCGTGCGCGCCCACTGCCGTACGACGTGACCGTCAATGAACACCCGGGCCGCAAGGGCAGGTTCGAGCTCGCCCTCGCCAACCGGGGCCGGGCCGGAGCCGCGTTCGCCGTCCACGACCGTACGCAGCCCGACGCCGCGCCCCGCCGCTACACGGTCTCCGCCCACGACACGCTCACCGACCACTGGGAGCTGCCGGCCGGCGGGGCGTACCACCTGGCCGCGTACGGGCCCAACGGCGGCCTCTTCGAGTTCGAGGGCGACGGCGTCGGCGGGCTGCGCGCCACCGCCGCCCACCACCGCTCCGGCGGCTCCGTGAGCGTGCGGGTCACCAACCACGACCGTCGCGCCACGCACACCGTCCGGCTCACGGACGCCTACGGCTCGACCGGCGCGAAGCAGCACCGCCTGCGCCCGGGCGCTTCCTTCACCGTCGAGGTGCCGGTGCACCGGCGCGACGGCTGGTACGACATCACCGTGACCGCCGAGGACGCGGGCGCCTTCCGCCGCCGCTGGGCCGGTCACCTGGAGAACGGCCGCCCGAGCACGACGGACCCGGGTCCGCGCGGCTGA